GAAGAGAAAAAGAAATTCAAAGTGGCGTTGGCAAATGCTTATGGGTTTTGTTTTGGGGTGCGTCGGGCGGTGCAGATTGTTGAGCAAGCTCGGCAAGAGCGATTTGGAAAGCTGACAACCCTTGGGCCAATCATCCATAACCCACAGGTTGTCAATAAGCACCAGCAGATGGGCATCGAGTTGGCAGCTAATCTCGAAGACATCTCTGATGGCACCGTAGTCATGTCCGCTCATGGAGTTCCACCAAGTACTATCCAACGAGCAAAAGAACTCGGGCTTGATATAATCGACGTTACCTGCCCCTTCGTCGTCAAAGTCCACCGCGCCGCCAAAATAATGGCGCAAGAAGGCTACACTATTGTAATTGTAGGCGACAAAGGCCATAGTGAAGTCAAAGGGGTGCTTGGCACGGTTGAATCGGTCGGTGGCAAGGTCTTTGTTGTCTCAACACCGGAAGAAGTTGCCGATCTGCCAATTGGCAGAAAAGTCGGCGTTGTTTGCCAGACAACCCAAAAGGCATCCAACTTTGCAGCCGTTCTGGGAGAAATCGCCCTCCGCTCGTACGAAACACGCTCCTACAATACAATCTGCGGCGCAACCGATGAGCTTCAATCAGCGGCACTGGCTCTAAGCAACGAATCGGATGTCATCCTGGTTATTGGCGGTAAAAACAGCGCCAATACTCGCCGTTTACGAGATATCTGCGAATCGCATGGGGTGCCCACATATCATATCGAAACCAGAGATGAAATTCAGCCTGAATGGCTCGAGGGCAAGAGCGTTGTAGGAGTAACCGCCGGCGCTTCAACTCCAGATTCCGTAATTAATGATGTTTTAGACTGGCTTTCATGTGGCGAGGTTCGCGTCCCAGAGAATAAAAAGCCATATGATATTCCACGCGACACGAAATAAATAACAAAACTTTTTCAATTAGCTTCAACTCTCTCCCGCACATTACCTAGTGATCATAACAGGGTGCACCGATAATTTGTTTTGGCACAGCCATCCTGGTCAAATGACCAGGTCGCCTGATGTTAATTCGCAGGAGGTAGTCCTGGATGAGATTACGCCAGACCAGCACTGCACGGTTGGTACCTATCAGTGTCGCTAGTGAAATCACCGGTGTAGAAGTACACACATTACGCTATTGGGAAAAGGAATTCAATGAGTTCTTCGATCCCGTTCGTACAACCGGTGGACAACGCAGGTATCGACCTGACGACATCGAGGCGGTGCTTTGCATCAAACGTTTACTCAAAGACGAGATGTATAGCATTGCAGGTGCACGCAGAGCGTTGCGCGCACGAAAAGAGCGCCAGGTGGCTTAATTGTCAACTTGGCGCCTTGATAGCTTATTTATATTGTTTTTTGAAATGAAGCTTTCAGGAAGCAGGCGCATAGATGAAACGATCTGCCTGCTTCCACTATCCCCTTAATCAGAAGGTGGACTATGATATCCAAAGCCAATCAATCCGCTTCCAAGAAAAGAACGAAAAATCCAACTCCAACAATCGAAGAGTTTATCGCTCTCGGCCGTAACTATATGGAAGCTAGCGATTTCGTTAATTTCGAAAAAACACACGCCAAAGCTCTAAAATTTTATCCTAACGAACCGGAACTGAATTATCAGGCCGGTTTTGTGCGTTTATATAACAAACAGGAAGATGACGCTTTGGAACCGTTCCTTAAAGCATGGGCTTCGGATGACAACAAGGAACGAAACGCACGAGCTTTACTGATCTTACGCGATTACTTCCTATGTAAGGCAGATTGGTTAAAACGCCGAAGGGGATTGCCGACTACAAATCTACAAATTAAACAAGCACGCCAAAGCGCAAAGATCATTAAAGAGACTCTGGAAGCATCCGGCTTGACGGTCAATGATAATGAACCAGTTGGAGGCTCTCTTTCACTTTGTATGATCGTTAAGAATGAAGAACGGTTCTTGGCACAATGTTTGGATAGTGTAAAAGGACTGGTGGATGAAATTGTTCTTGTAGATACAGGTTCTACCGATAAAACCGTTGAGATAGCAAATAAATATGGCGCAAAGGTTTTTTATTCGGATTGGACAAACGATTTTTCAGCGGCTCGAAATGTCTCATTATCGCATGCGACATGTGATTGGGTCTTGGTGCTCGATGCGGATGAAGCTTTGGACATTGGCAGCTTCCCAATCATTGAGGAAGCTATCTCAAGACCGCAATTTGGTGGATACTTAACCTCCATCCTCAGCTATCTTAATGCTAATAACAAGAACGATGTCTTCACACACCCCACTGTGCGCCTTTTCAGACGTTTGAGCTGCGCTAAGTTTGTGGGCAGTATCCATGAACAGGTAATGGCATCAATCAATGAACCTGGACACCAAATCGGATTTCTTTATGGAACATCAATCCTGCACTATGGATATGAAAAGACAATATCGGCTGAGAGAAAAAAGAATGAACGCGCCATTGAAATGCTCGAGAAAGAAGTCAAAAAGAACCCGGATAACCTCTTCCAGATTTTTAATTTAGCAAACACCTATTATTGCGATAAGCAGTATGTAAAAGCCATCGAGATATTATCGAAGAAAGCTGAGCTTATCCCATTAGACTGGTCGATAGCTCCTGCTACATATCATATCTGGGCCGCTGCGCTTGTGGAACTACATCGAGAAGAGGAAGCGCTTAAAGTTGCCGATATGGCATCGAAATTTTCGTTAGGTATGCCTCCGCTTCTATATTTGAGAGCATTGTCACTCCTTCGGCTTGAAAGATATGAAGATGCTCTAAAACAGATACGTCTGATACGCGAAACGAATTGGACAAGCGAAGCGGTGGGTGATTTAACAGTAATGACCTACAAAGCGGATGCCGTTGAAGGTCAAGCGCTGGTTGAGTTAAAGCGATATGATGAAGCCGAACCCATCTTATTGAAAGCCTATAAACAAGCGCCTGACTACCCTGCAATCCCATATGCCCTTGGAAAACTATATGGAATCAAGGGTCGGCTGGATAAAGCGGATAAGTTGCTGCGAAGCGCAGCCGCTAACAGTGAATACGCCGCTCCTGCCCTTAGTACTTTGGCCGATTGTTATATTGAACAAGGTTTAAAGTCAAAAGCTGCTGCAGTATGGGGCGAAATTTGTGATATTCTGCCTAATGATATTTCATTCTGGCAAAAATGGAATTCCCTCGCAGAAGAGGCGCAGGATCATTTCCAGATAGTGCTCTCATACCAGTGGCTCTCTTCTCATGGCCCAATGATAAGTACGCATTACGTGAATTGGGGACGCGCTCTTGTAGCGTTAGGACAATTTGAAGAGGCCCTCCAGAAATATAAAGTTGCCATAGAAGCCAACCCAGATGCAAATGCATTCTTCAACGCCGGAGACCTACTATATCATCTTGGAGCCTATAATGAGGCTTATAATACCTATCAAATCGGGCTTGAGATGGACAGCAAGTGTACAGAAGGTTGGTTTATGCTCGGAAATAGTTTATTACAGATGCAAATATACGACGCTGCTCGCGTAGCTTTTAAACAAGTACTAACTCTTTCACCCAACCATGAAGCAACGATCGATACTCTTGATCTCTTAGAAGAAGCAACAAAACAAGCGGTTTCTTAAAGGAATTATAAACTTTCCACTCGAAGCTTCGGCAGAAATACTGCCGAAGCTTCTTTGCATATCAAGATATAACCCCGCAAATCCTCAATCCTAATCCAGATGCCCCCTCCCTTCCCTGCCCCGCACAGAGTCGGGAAAAGGGTTTCGGATTCTGCCTTTCGCCTTTCGCCTTTAGCCATTCGCCTAGTCTGACCAGTGGATGACTGCACCGATAACGTCGGGGGCATTGTTTTTATTGATTCGATCGTACAAATCAGGCGCTTCTTCAGGGGTAACGCAATGGGTTATCGTTTCTTCCCATTTCAGCGTTCCCATCGCCATCTGTTTTGTGACGGCTCTTCGGCAAGGCTCAAGGCCATCGTTGCAGGGGTAATACATCTCGAGCATTTTCCCATGCGGCAAACCAAAGTTGAAAGATACTTGTGAACCATAATTGCCTTGCCAAACGAATTTCCCGCGCTCACGGCAGAGTTGCATCGCAGGCTCAACTAGTTCAGGAATGCCCGTTGCCTCAAAAACCACATCCGCGCCATTCTTTCCAAGGCTCCTCAATTCAACATTAGCATCTTGCTTGGAGCTATTAACGAGGTAATCTGCGCCAAATTTCTTGGCCATTGCAAGCCGCTTGTCATCGATATCAACCGCCATCACTACCGCTCCACGAGCGGTACATGCGGCAACCACCCCAAGGCCAATAAGGCCAACCCCATGAACGACAACGATATCGCCCATTCTAACTCCAGCCATATCCGTGCCGAAAAAACCAACCGCTGGCATCACGAACATACCCGCCACAGCCATGTTAATCCCTTCGGGAGCATGGGCGCATCCATGAGCTTTCTTTGGGTCCATTAGAGTATAAGCACAGTGCGTTCCTGCCGCAGAGGATACAGGCGAACCGTCAGCCAAGGTCATCTTTGAGCCGTCACGATAATAAATCTTATCGCCGACTTTAAAGTCCTCGACTTCACTTCCTGCCCAATCAACCACCCCGGCACCTTGATAACCAGTGCATAGAGGGTATGGCCCCCAATTAAGCTTGCCGCGAATGATCGCAAACTCCGTTCCGATACTAACACCAGTATATAATGCGCGAACAAGAATATCTTTCGAAGTCGGTTCCGGAAGAATCACATCAGAGAGGGTAAAGTTCTGCTTTTCATCACAAATAAGTGCCTTCGTTTGCATAACAACTCCTTCATCCAAAGCCAAGCCGTAACTAGGCTTTATTGCTGACTAAAGTATAGACCACTGCAAGTTAGGATTTCTATTAACCAAAGGGAAAGAGCTAGCATTCAAAGATATTTATGAGCCTAAAGACAAGACAACTCTTTAGAGCAATTCTTGATATGCTCACTATCTACCATTTCTCATTCCTGTCGTTGACTCTCCACTCCCCTGCCGGTAAACTATAGCTCAGTTTAAGGGTTTGCTTTAAATCAGGAGGATTTCATGACC
This window of the bacterium genome carries:
- the ispH gene encoding 4-hydroxy-3-methylbut-2-enyl diphosphate reductase, with product MAEEKKKFKVALANAYGFCFGVRRAVQIVEQARQERFGKLTTLGPIIHNPQVVNKHQQMGIELAANLEDISDGTVVMSAHGVPPSTIQRAKELGLDIIDVTCPFVVKVHRAAKIMAQEGYTIVIVGDKGHSEVKGVLGTVESVGGKVFVVSTPEEVADLPIGRKVGVVCQTTQKASNFAAVLGEIALRSYETRSYNTICGATDELQSAALALSNESDVILVIGGKNSANTRRLRDICESHGVPTYHIETRDEIQPEWLEGKSVVGVTAGASTPDSVINDVLDWLSCGEVRVPENKKPYDIPRDTK
- a CDS encoding MerR family transcriptional regulator — protein: MRLRQTSTARLVPISVASEITGVEVHTLRYWEKEFNEFFDPVRTTGGQRRYRPDDIEAVLCIKRLLKDEMYSIAGARRALRARKERQVA
- a CDS encoding glycosyltransferase, coding for MISKANQSASKKRTKNPTPTIEEFIALGRNYMEASDFVNFEKTHAKALKFYPNEPELNYQAGFVRLYNKQEDDALEPFLKAWASDDNKERNARALLILRDYFLCKADWLKRRRGLPTTNLQIKQARQSAKIIKETLEASGLTVNDNEPVGGSLSLCMIVKNEERFLAQCLDSVKGLVDEIVLVDTGSTDKTVEIANKYGAKVFYSDWTNDFSAARNVSLSHATCDWVLVLDADEALDIGSFPIIEEAISRPQFGGYLTSILSYLNANNKNDVFTHPTVRLFRRLSCAKFVGSIHEQVMASINEPGHQIGFLYGTSILHYGYEKTISAERKKNERAIEMLEKEVKKNPDNLFQIFNLANTYYCDKQYVKAIEILSKKAELIPLDWSIAPATYHIWAAALVELHREEEALKVADMASKFSLGMPPLLYLRALSLLRLERYEDALKQIRLIRETNWTSEAVGDLTVMTYKADAVEGQALVELKRYDEAEPILLKAYKQAPDYPAIPYALGKLYGIKGRLDKADKLLRSAAANSEYAAPALSTLADCYIEQGLKSKAAAVWGEICDILPNDISFWQKWNSLAEEAQDHFQIVLSYQWLSSHGPMISTHYVNWGRALVALGQFEEALQKYKVAIEANPDANAFFNAGDLLYHLGAYNEAYNTYQIGLEMDSKCTEGWFMLGNSLLQMQIYDAARVAFKQVLTLSPNHEATIDTLDLLEEATKQAVS
- a CDS encoding zinc-binding dehydrogenase — its product is MQTKALICDEKQNFTLSDVILPEPTSKDILVRALYTGVSIGTEFAIIRGKLNWGPYPLCTGYQGAGVVDWAGSEVEDFKVGDKIYYRDGSKMTLADGSPVSSAAGTHCAYTLMDPKKAHGCAHAPEGINMAVAGMFVMPAVGFFGTDMAGVRMGDIVVVHGVGLIGLGVVAACTARGAVVMAVDIDDKRLAMAKKFGADYLVNSSKQDANVELRSLGKNGADVVFEATGIPELVEPAMQLCRERGKFVWQGNYGSQVSFNFGLPHGKMLEMYYPCNDGLEPCRRAVTKQMAMGTLKWEETITHCVTPEEAPDLYDRINKNNAPDVIGAVIHWSD